The sequence below is a genomic window from Prosthecobacter dejongeii.
TGGACACCACAGAGCTACTGCTGAGTCCCCTGCCCCATAAGCTACGGCGCAAGCTCTGCCAGCGTCTTTTTCCCTCCGTGGGTCTGGTGGCCGTGGCTGACTGAAGCATGAGCACCTCCCCCACCGTCCGCGTCCTGCACGTCCTCGACTCCCTGGCCCCAGGCGGGCTGGAGAACGGCGTGGTCAATGTGGCTCAAAGGCTGAATGGCCAAGGTTTTGACATTCATTCGGCCTGTCTGCGCTTTCGCGGCGACTTCGCCGAACGCATGCCCGAGCCTGACAAGGTGGTGGTGATGGGTAAGACGGGCGGCTTTTCTCTCAAGGCCGTGCTCGCCCTGCGAAAACACATTTTAAAGACGCAGGCAGAGGTCATCCATTCACACAATTTAGGCACGCTCATCTATGCGGCGCTGGCCACTCTGGGCGGCCTCACGCACCCCATCGTGCATGGGGAGCATGGGCAGGTACAAAAGCAGGACCTCACCCCGAAACGGCTGGCCCAACGGCGCTGGTTTTTTAAGCTGTGCCACAGCGTGCATGTGGTGAGCAGCAGTGTGCGGGATAATCTGCAAGAGCTGGGCCTGGACCCCCAAAAGAAGATCGTGGTGACGCCGAATGGCGTGGACAGCGAGCGCTTTTCGCCAGCCCGAGATCGGGCCCTGGCCAAACAAGATCTGGGCCTCCCCGGCAATGCCATCGTGGTGGGCATCGTGGGCCGCCTCGTGGCGCTGAAGCGGCATGAGATGCTCTTTGCCGCCTTTGAAAAGCTGGCCGTTCAATGGCCCAGCCTGCGCCTGCTGGTGGTGGGCGATGGTGGAGCGGACCGTGAACGCCTCATCGAAGCCATGAAGGGGCATCGTTACGCGGATCGCATCCTCTGGGCCGGGCATCAGAACGACCTGCCTAAGTACTACCGCGCCATGGATCTGCTGGCCGCTCCGTCCGAGATCGAAGGTCTATCCAATGCGGTGCTGGAGGCCATGGCCTGCGCCGTGCCTGTGCTGGCGCATTCCGCCTGTGGCAATGCCGAAGTCATCGAAGATGGCCTAACCGGATTTTTGTCAGACATCCAGAATGCAGACATGCTTGCGGACTGCATCGAGGCCCCGCTAAAGGACCCTGCACTCCTCGCGCGCTGTGGTAGCGGTGCCCGAGAGACGGTGCTGAAGCGCTACTCCATGGAAGCCATGGCCGAGTGCTACCGCAGGCTTTATCGTGACGCCGCAGGACGGTGATGAGGGATGAAAGCCCCCGTGGGAATGGGAACGGTCTAAAGGCAGCCCTTATCTGACTGACATTTCGTTTGCCCCGTCGCGCTGAGGCTGGAAAGTACACGTTCATGATTGGCGACTTCCTTGATCTCATCCTGCACGTGGACAAGCACCTGCTCACGTTTGCCCAGAACTATGGCACGCTCATTTACGTGCTGCTCTTCGCCATTGTTTTTTGTGAGACCGGGCTGGTGGTCACGCCGTTTTTGCCGGGGGATTCCCTGCTCTTTGCCGTGGGGGCACTGTCCGTCCAGGGCTTTGTGCGGCTAGAGCTCATCATCCCGCTGCTGATCGCGGCGGCCATCATCGGAGACAACCTGAACTACTGGATCGGCCGCAAGGCCGGGACCTGGATGGTGACGCAGAAGTGGTTCAAACGAGACTACCTCTCCAAGACCGAGGCCTTCTTTGTCAAGCATGGCGGCAAGGCCATCATCCTCGCGCGTTTTGTCCCCATCGTGCGCACCTTTGCCCCCTTCACCGCAGGCTTCGGCCAGATGCAATACTCCCGATTCCTCAGCTACAGCCTAGGCGGTGGTTTCATCTGGGTGCTCAGCTTCACCCTGGCCGGCTACTTCCTCGGCAGCATCCCCTTCATCAAGAATAACCTGAAGCTCGTCTTTGTGCTGATCATCTTCGTCTCTGTCCTGCCCATCGTGATTGAAGTGATCAAACACAAGCTGGCGGCGAAGAAAAAGGAGGAGTGATCGAACGACGGCGAACGCCGACAAGCCTCTTGAACAACGGAGTGAAATGAGTCTGCCATGAAGAACCGTAAGGTTTTGATTGTCTCTTTGATATGGTGCCTTTCGACTCTTCTTTGGGTTGCTCACCCGTTCCTCATGATAGGGTTTTTTGAGGTGACTCAACACCTCGACTGGTATCCGCCAGAGGCTGATTCTATTGGGATCCCCATCGCTGGAGGCTTCTTGATTGCGGTCTTGGGCTACCCCTTTTTCTTTGTGCTTTGCTGCGCAGCGTCCGTAGCAGCCCAACCCCCGCTCAGGCTTCTCAGTTGGGACAGAAGCCGCCCGTGGCAGTCGTCGCTTATTAGTGCTCTGTTCGGGATCCTGGCATTATACAGTCTCGAATCGGCTTTCTACAGCTACAAGCTACTCCAGGAAATCAGAGCATCGGAGCTCAAAGACAGGCAAGATGTGGCTGTTTACCGGATTGTGTTTTCGCTCGGGTGGGTCTTGCTCTGGCTAACGCTGAGAAGCTGTTTTATGTCCCGCAGTCAAAAGACTGATGGGGGGAACGCCCCACTTGATGAATCGGCGTCAGCGTAAACTCACTCACGCTCCACGCGCACTGCTTCCACCTCGATCACCTTCACGTCGTGAGGGGGATTTTCACGATGTGCTTGATCATTCAGCGGAGATGAGCGATAACTGGTGCTAGTGAGTTTGCGGCGAACGGCATAATAAAGTGCTGCGCAGGCAGACACACCCAGGCCTACCGCCGCAATGGCAAGGCCTACAAAGACAAATAATGCAATGAGCCCAATGGCGACAATCGCCATGAAGATCAGCGGCAAAACGGCCGGAAGACCGCGTTTGCCCTGAAACTGAAAGTGAATGCCTTTTGGGTTCATGCAGTGATACAAACGTAAGATACCTCAATTAACAAACGCAGAGTTTTCCAGCCTGGACGCTTGTCACCTACAAACAAAGGTGACGCCCGGCGGAGTTTCTGTGTAACCTCCTTTATGGAATCGAAAATTCTGAAACTGCTCGGGCAGGCCGATTACGCGCCTTCGAACGTCCCTGAGCTGATTGACCTCCTGCGCCTGAACCCAGGTCAGCAACAAGAGCTGCAAGCTGTGCTGGTGGACCTCGTCAAACAAGGCCTCATCATCCGCACCAAAGGCAATCGCTACATCGAATCGCGCAATGCCGACCTCGTGCCGGGCATCATCCAGATCACCCGTGGCGGGCGTGGGTTTGTCCAGCCGGATGAATCCGGCATCGGCGAAATCAGCATTGCTGAAAGCGCCACCTCCACCGCCCTGCATGGGGACCGCGTGCTGGTGCGGCGCGACGTCAAGCCTACCGGCCTGCGCAAAGGCGTAACGGATAATAATTCCGGGACGGTGGTTCGTATCCTGGAGCGCAAGCGCACCCAGTTTGTGGGCACCCTGCAGCGCAGCAAACAGTTCCTCTACGTCATCCCAGACGATCCCCGCATCCCACACAACATCTACGTGCCCGAGCCGCGCGATGTGGGCCGCCAAGCGAACATGGGTGATAAGGTGGTGGTGGAAATCACCGCCTGGGAAAACCGCCAGACACCACCCGAAGGCGAAGTGATCGAAGTCCTGGGCGCGCCCGATGCCGAAGGCGTGGACATGCTGTCCGTGCTCCGCCACTACGCCCTGCCGCTGCACTTCCCCAAAGAGGTGCTGGCCGAGGCCAACAGCATCGCCAAATCCCGCCCGGATAACCAACCGAGTGTGGAGGAAAGTGCTCAGCGCGTGGATTGCCGGGGCCATAATGTCATCACCATTGACCCGGACGATGCGCGTGACTTTGACGATGCCATCTGCATCCAGTCTGCCGCCGGCGGCAAGTGGAAGGTGTGGGTGCACATTGCCGATGTGTCACACTACGTCCGCCCCGGCAGCCCGCTGGATGTGGAGGCGAAAAAGCGCGGCAACTCGACCTACCTCGTGGACCGCGTGATTCCCATGCTGCCTGAGGCGCTGAGCAACGAGCTGTGCTCGCTGAAACCAGACGTGGATCGGCTAACCAAATGCGTGGAATTTCTCTTGTCCAAAACCGGCGAGGTCATCTCCACGAAGTTCTACGCTGCCGTCATCCGGTCCAAGCGTCGCTTCACCTACAAGGAAGCCTTCGCTGTCATCCAGCGCCAACCTGTGGGCGAGATCGAATCCATGCTGCATGATGCGCATGACATGGCGCAGCTCATCCGCAAGGCTCGCTTTGACAATGGTTCCCTGGATCTGGACTTCCCAGAGAACAAGATCCGCCTGGATGGACAAGGCCGCGTCTTGCGCATCGAACGCATCGAAAACGATGTCTCTCACCAACTCATCGAGGAATACATGCTGCTGGCGAATGAAGCCGTGGCCGCCGACCTCATGAAGCGGAATCGCCCCGCTGTTTACCGCATCCATGAAGCGCCGAAGGACAAGAAACTGCAAGACTACCGTGAGGATGTGCTGAGCCACCGCATCCCCTGCGGTGATCTTTCCCACCGCCCAGAAGTACAAAAGCTGCTGGCCAAGCTGGGCACCCTGCCCATCGGCCAGGCCCTGAAGATCGGCTTCCTGCGCTCCCTCATGCGTGCCCGTTACGCCGTGGAGCCTCTGGGCCACTACGGCCTCGCCAAGACGAAGTACACGCACTTCACCTCGCCCATCCGCCGTTACGCGGATCTAGTCGTCCACCGTGTGTTGTTTGACAAAGTCGAGGCACCCATCCCGGCGCTAAAACAGATCGCCGAACACATCACCGAGACGGAGAAAAACTCGGCCGATGCCGAACGCGACAGCAAAGAGGTGAAGCTTTACGCTTACCTCGAGTCGCAGCTCGCCTCAGGCAATCCCACAGCCTACTCGGCCCTGGTCACAGACACTCGAAACTTTGGTTTCTTTGTGGATGTGCCAGACCTGGGCCTCAGCGGCGTGGTGCCGCTATCCTCCATCCAGGATGATTTCTACATGCTGGAACCCACGCGCAATCACCTCATCGGCCGCCACACCCATCGGGTGATCAAGCTTGGCGACCGCGTGACGGTGCAGATTTACAAGTTGGATCGTTTTAAAAAGCAGGTGGACTTTGAACTCACCCGCGAGAGACCCCAAGCACAGGAATCTCGTTTTGAACCTCTTCGTGGCAAACCACCAGTTAGGCCTTCGGGCAAGTCGCGTGGTGAATTTCAGAAGCCTAATCGGCGCAGGGAGGAGGCCCCCCCAAATCGCACTCAAGAGTCCCGGCCACAGGAGTTTCAGCGTCAGGATCCAGCCCCTCAAAGAGGGGGGAAATTCCGCTCTGAAGGATCGAAGAAATCGAGCGCCCGAAGCCTAGGTGAGCGCACAGATCGTCCAGCAGGACCACGCCAGGAGGAAGTCACTGCAAACCAACCCATGTCCAAAAAGGGAGGTAAACGCAGCAGTGCATCTGCCGAAAAAGTCCAGCCGTGGAGCCCCCCATCACCCAAGTCACCCGAAACGGCAGCGGAATCTCGCCCACAACGTCATGGCAAATCTGCCAGTAAAAAAGCAGCACCTCCCGCCCCTGATACTCCCGAATCGGAGAAAAAGTGGTACCAAAAATTTGGCTTTGGAAAAGGCAAGGCGAAGGCCCCCGCGAAAAAGAAAAAGTGATCTAGCCCACCACCTGCTGGCAATGCTTCTGGTTTAAAGTTGCTGCAACGGGGTAGCCGTTGCAGTCTGAGACCTCATGCCATCTGACCAGCCTGCGTGGTACGTCATTCACTCTAAACCTAAATGCGAGCATCTGGCTGCCGCCATGATGCAGGGGCTGCCTGGGGTAGAGAGCTACTGCCCGCGCATCCGCTTTCAGCGGAGCACGCGGCGGGGAAAGGTGTGGTTTGTGGAGGCTTTGTTCCCCAGCTACTTCTTTGCGCGTTTTGTTCCTGCCGATTCGCTTCGAGCAGTGCGGCATTCGCAGAATGTCATCCGCATTGTGGATTTTGGAGATCAGATGGTTTCGGTCTCAGATCGCGTCATACAATTGATCCGTGAGGAGATGGATGGCCAGGACATCAAGGAGGTCCCCTCTGGCATGAAGGTGGGGGACACTGTGGAGCTCACCGAGGGCCCGATGCGGGGCTTGAAAGGCATCGTCAACAGCATCCACAATGGGCAGGATCGTGTCAAAATCCTCCTCGAATTCCTCGGTCGCGAAAGCCTGGTGGAGGTGAATGCCTCTAAATTGCTGACGGAGCAGACCGCACGTCAGGCTCTGGCAGGGGGATCCTAGAGGTGACATTTGGCTCCCATTCGCGCCTTTGACAGGCCGAAA
It includes:
- a CDS encoding glycosyltransferase, which encodes MSTSPTVRVLHVLDSLAPGGLENGVVNVAQRLNGQGFDIHSACLRFRGDFAERMPEPDKVVVMGKTGGFSLKAVLALRKHILKTQAEVIHSHNLGTLIYAALATLGGLTHPIVHGEHGQVQKQDLTPKRLAQRRWFFKLCHSVHVVSSSVRDNLQELGLDPQKKIVVTPNGVDSERFSPARDRALAKQDLGLPGNAIVVGIVGRLVALKRHEMLFAAFEKLAVQWPSLRLLVVGDGGADRERLIEAMKGHRYADRILWAGHQNDLPKYYRAMDLLAAPSEIEGLSNAVLEAMACAVPVLAHSACGNAEVIEDGLTGFLSDIQNADMLADCIEAPLKDPALLARCGSGARETVLKRYSMEAMAECYRRLYRDAAGR
- a CDS encoding DedA family protein produces the protein MIGDFLDLILHVDKHLLTFAQNYGTLIYVLLFAIVFCETGLVVTPFLPGDSLLFAVGALSVQGFVRLELIIPLLIAAAIIGDNLNYWIGRKAGTWMVTQKWFKRDYLSKTEAFFVKHGGKAIILARFVPIVRTFAPFTAGFGQMQYSRFLSYSLGGGFIWVLSFTLAGYFLGSIPFIKNNLKLVFVLIIFVSVLPIVIEVIKHKLAAKKKEE
- the rnr gene encoding ribonuclease R produces the protein MESKILKLLGQADYAPSNVPELIDLLRLNPGQQQELQAVLVDLVKQGLIIRTKGNRYIESRNADLVPGIIQITRGGRGFVQPDESGIGEISIAESATSTALHGDRVLVRRDVKPTGLRKGVTDNNSGTVVRILERKRTQFVGTLQRSKQFLYVIPDDPRIPHNIYVPEPRDVGRQANMGDKVVVEITAWENRQTPPEGEVIEVLGAPDAEGVDMLSVLRHYALPLHFPKEVLAEANSIAKSRPDNQPSVEESAQRVDCRGHNVITIDPDDARDFDDAICIQSAAGGKWKVWVHIADVSHYVRPGSPLDVEAKKRGNSTYLVDRVIPMLPEALSNELCSLKPDVDRLTKCVEFLLSKTGEVISTKFYAAVIRSKRRFTYKEAFAVIQRQPVGEIESMLHDAHDMAQLIRKARFDNGSLDLDFPENKIRLDGQGRVLRIERIENDVSHQLIEEYMLLANEAVAADLMKRNRPAVYRIHEAPKDKKLQDYREDVLSHRIPCGDLSHRPEVQKLLAKLGTLPIGQALKIGFLRSLMRARYAVEPLGHYGLAKTKYTHFTSPIRRYADLVVHRVLFDKVEAPIPALKQIAEHITETEKNSADAERDSKEVKLYAYLESQLASGNPTAYSALVTDTRNFGFFVDVPDLGLSGVVPLSSIQDDFYMLEPTRNHLIGRHTHRVIKLGDRVTVQIYKLDRFKKQVDFELTRERPQAQESRFEPLRGKPPVRPSGKSRGEFQKPNRRREEAPPNRTQESRPQEFQRQDPAPQRGGKFRSEGSKKSSARSLGERTDRPAGPRQEEVTANQPMSKKGGKRSSASAEKVQPWSPPSPKSPETAAESRPQRHGKSASKKAAPPAPDTPESEKKWYQKFGFGKGKAKAPAKKKK
- the nusG gene encoding transcription termination/antitermination protein NusG; the protein is MPSDQPAWYVIHSKPKCEHLAAAMMQGLPGVESYCPRIRFQRSTRRGKVWFVEALFPSYFFARFVPADSLRAVRHSQNVIRIVDFGDQMVSVSDRVIQLIREEMDGQDIKEVPSGMKVGDTVELTEGPMRGLKGIVNSIHNGQDRVKILLEFLGRESLVEVNASKLLTEQTARQALAGGS